A genomic stretch from Nocardia wallacei includes:
- a CDS encoding acyltransferase domain-containing protein, which yields MRAYLDEHPDAGADQISAALLRTRTVRPHRALAMVSDRDELRRALDAVVSGESDPAVVRGERPATTQRTAFVFPGQGSQRPGMGRIYYDRSAAYRARVDECAVILGDELGAPEPLHYLLVEDDQYTDDIGVLQPALFMHTLGLAAMWLAAGVTPVATIGHSQGELAAAVVCGMSTVRDALVATKVRADLIAEHAPRGYTMAVLGVDVAECESIIARNIGWLKLSVVNSPHIVAVSGHRAAVLEVIESVRASARFAKEIRVDYPAHTDVVAPYRRLAVEGVREHLYEWTFDDSDIPLFASTIGGRMPPGLPQADFWFLNLRNRVRFDQATMAAADSADLFVELADNPMLALAVQENLVTARAAKNAAEQENLTTARAAENAADTGFGLVATSRREAEDLTEFTRNLATVAVRDVRFRWDLLTDGAVAKPGPAAPQGFPRRAVSDTADTDADIPDWIVPPHEIAD from the coding sequence GTGCGCGCCTATCTCGACGAACACCCCGATGCGGGCGCCGATCAGATTTCCGCCGCGTTGCTGCGGACCCGAACGGTCCGGCCGCACCGCGCGCTCGCCATGGTCTCCGACCGCGATGAGCTGCGCCGCGCCCTGGACGCCGTCGTGTCGGGGGAATCCGATCCGGCGGTGGTGCGCGGCGAGCGACCGGCCACCACACAGCGCACCGCATTCGTCTTTCCCGGGCAGGGCAGTCAGCGGCCGGGCATGGGACGGATCTACTACGACCGCTCGGCGGCCTATCGTGCCCGGGTCGACGAGTGCGCGGTCATCCTCGGTGACGAACTCGGAGCGCCCGAACCGCTGCACTATCTGCTCGTCGAGGACGACCAGTACACCGACGACATCGGCGTGCTGCAGCCGGCGCTGTTCATGCACACCCTCGGCTTGGCCGCGATGTGGCTGGCCGCCGGCGTCACCCCGGTGGCGACCATCGGGCACAGCCAGGGTGAGCTGGCGGCGGCGGTGGTGTGCGGCATGTCCACCGTGCGCGACGCGCTGGTGGCGACGAAGGTGCGCGCCGATCTCATCGCCGAGCACGCGCCGCGGGGCTACACCATGGCGGTGCTCGGAGTGGACGTCGCCGAATGTGAGTCGATCATCGCCCGCAACATCGGCTGGCTGAAACTGTCGGTAGTGAACTCGCCCCATATCGTCGCCGTCTCCGGACACCGGGCGGCGGTGCTGGAGGTCATCGAATCCGTCCGGGCGAGCGCTCGATTCGCCAAGGAGATCCGCGTCGACTACCCGGCGCACACCGATGTCGTCGCGCCCTACCGGCGGCTCGCCGTCGAGGGTGTGCGCGAGCACCTGTACGAGTGGACCTTCGACGACTCCGACATTCCGCTGTTCGCCTCGACCATCGGCGGCCGGATGCCGCCGGGACTGCCGCAGGCGGACTTCTGGTTCCTGAACCTGCGCAACCGGGTGCGGTTCGACCAGGCCACCATGGCCGCCGCGGACAGCGCGGACCTGTTCGTCGAACTGGCCGACAACCCGATGCTGGCGCTGGCGGTGCAGGAGAATTTGGTCACCGCCCGGGCCGCGAAGAACGCTGCCGAGCAGGAGAACCTGACCACCGCCCGGGCCGCGGAGAACGCTGCCGACACAGGGTTCGGGCTGGTCGCCACCTCCCGCCGCGAGGCCGAGGACCTCACCGAGTTCACCCGCAACCTCGCCACCGTCGCCGTGCGCGATGTGCGCTTTCGCTGGGACCTGCTCACCGACGGCGCGGTCGCCAAGCCCGGTCCCGCCGCACCGCAAGGTTTTCCCAGGCGCGCCGTCTCCGACACGGCCGACACCGATGCGGACATTCCCGACTGGATCGTGCCGCCGCACGAGATTGCCGACTGA